The genomic segment ACGGCATAACGTTTTTCACGCGCGACCCGACGCTGCTAAACGCCTTTGACAACCATCTGTCCGCAGCGCGTTTTTTTAATGCATGGAGCAACATGCAGAACGAGCGCGAGCGTATAAAAGCCGATATGTATTTCGTGGGCGTCATGGATGCGACCGAAGGCATATTGTGGTGCCCTGAACGACCGTCAAAACCGGGCACGTTGCGTAGTATCGCCTACGACTATTTTTCTAAATTATCGCCTGAGCGGCTTAAAAACGCGCAAGCTAAAACGCTTATCGTTGAGGCGTTAAAAGAAAATCATGCCTGTAAGTAAACGCTCATGAAAATACCTGTTTCGCTGTTGCTGTTTATCTGCACAAGCGCGTTAGCGAATTCTGTTCAGGAGCCAGCCGCGTTTTTTAAAGTCTTACCTTATAAACAGGTCTTTAAAGACATGGTGCTGGCCCGCTGTCTGGCCCAGGTTTCCACTGACGACAGCGCTTTTAGTACCGATGCGGGCTTCAGCGCTTATGCCTTAATGCAATGGATTCCCTTAGACATCGAAACGGGCAATGAAAAGGTCAGTGCGCTCATCCTGAAATATCGCGACCAGCAAAATGCCTTTTCTCCGGAGGCATTAGCAGGACGGCCCATTAAGGGCGTGACGCTTAACTGTTTACGCCTCTATCACAGCCAGGCGCTGGAACAGTTAAGTAAGGAAGCTCTGGTTGGTGATTCGAGCCATACCTGGATGCAAGACAACCCCTGACGGTTTCACT from the Cronobacter condimenti 1330 genome contains:
- a CDS encoding Rap1a/Tai family immunity protein produces the protein MEIRVLLASGLLALSALVAAQTTGYEYPRAEDFPEDGITFFTRDPTLLNAFDNHLSAARFFNAWSNMQNERERIKADMYFVGVMDATEGILWCPERPSKPGTLRSIAYDYFSKLSPERLKNAQAKTLIVEALKENHACK
- a CDS encoding T6SS amidase immunity protein Tai4 family protein, with product MKIPVSLLLFICTSALANSVQEPAAFFKVLPYKQVFKDMVLARCLAQVSTDDSAFSTDAGFSAYALMQWIPLDIETGNEKVSALILKYRDQQNAFSPEALAGRPIKGVTLNCLRLYHSQALEQLSKEALVGDSSHTWMQDNP